GCAAGCTTACGTAAACTATACAGTTGAAAATAAAATTGCAACTGTTGAATTTTATACTCCGCAACACAATTCTTTACCGGCGGTTATTTTACAGCGATTAGTAGATGCAATTACCAAAGCATCTAATGATGATAATTGTAAAGTAATTATACTGAAAAGTGGTGGTGATAAGACTTTTTGTGCCGGTGCATCTTTCGATGAATTAATCAAATATTTCCACTAACCATT
The genomic region above belongs to Thermococcus sp. MAR1 and contains:
- a CDS encoding enoyl-CoA hydratase-related protein, with the protein product MQQAYVNYTVENKIATVEFYTPQHNSLPAVILQRLVDAITKASNDDNCKVIILKSGGDKTFCAGASFDELIKYFH